A stretch of the Drosophila sulfurigaster albostrigata strain 15112-1811.04 chromosome 2L, ASM2355843v2, whole genome shotgun sequence genome encodes the following:
- the LOC133835221 gene encoding multidrug resistance-associated protein 1 isoform X15, whose product MAEESAMDRFCGSEFWNSSLSWWTEDPDLTPCFEQTALVWTPCAFFWLFMLFDFWYLKASLDKNIPWSKISISKLLFTIGLLVITILDLIMAFVKKGGDTDLPRYPLDVWGPIIKIATFLLVLLFIPLNRKFGVQTSGCQFMFWFLFVILSIPRCRTEARAHQQRNEILDSNQEEIPDYSWEEYQFVSFFIFYAFACVMLFLNCFSDAMPRQTKYKRGPNEIPELSASFLSRITYRWFDSMALKGYRNPLEEDDLWDLRPQDSCKEVMPTFAYYWNKNVRKNYKQAAQTSEPKAQFANGKVSFENPQGNGRKKGMASIMPPIYKSFGGIFLFGSFFKLIADVLTFAQPQVLSLIIGYVEAFETTPQPEWKGILYSVLLFVLASIQTFILAQYFHRMFIVGLRIRTALINCIYRKALRISNAARKESTVGEIVNLMAVDAQRFMDLTTYLNMLWSAPLQIGLALYFLWQELGPSVLAGLAVMIIMIPLNGFIASRIKTYQIQQMTYKDKRVKLMNEVLSGIKVLKLYAWEPSFEKQVLDIRDKEIATLRSTAYLNASTSFLWSCAPFLVSLVTFATYVLIDENNVLDAKKTFVSLSLFNILRFPLTMLPMLITNLVQTQVSVKRINKFLNSEELDPNNVQHDKSRPHPIIIENGHFSWGDEDETTLKNISMEVPKNNLVAIVGTVGSGKSSVVQAILGEMEKISGSVNTVGRLAYVPQQAWIQNATVRDNILFGKAYDRKRYNRVIDACALRTDIEILSAGDLTEIGEKGINLSGGQKQRISLARAVYNDADLYLLDDPLSAVDAHVGKHIFEEVIGPKGMLKNKTRVLVTHGITFLPQVDNIYVMKAGQVSENGTYAQLLKNKGAFADFLIQHLQDGEEEEEDLNQIKRQLSENAEPELLAPIEKAIKLARTESLSDSISVTSADSLMGRGSLRRRARRQESYDSAASAASLKRKQEVEGKLIETEKSQTGGVEFAVYKHYIKSVGIFLSVATLVLNFAFQAFQIGSNIWLTQWSNDKEVETNTAKRDMYLGVYGAFGFAQGIVCLIMNLGIDLGALRAAKILHMLLLSNMLRVPMWFYDTTPVGRIMSRFSKDVDTLDQKLVEVVNDGLWCAFEVLATIVVISISTPIFLAVIVPIGFIYYFAQRFYVATSRQLMRLESVSRSPIYSHFGETVTGVSTIRAYTVEDRFIEESDNKVDKNQVCKYPSLIANRWLAIRLEMVGNLIILFASLFAVLGGQSNPGLVGLSVSYALQVTQTLNWLVRMSSDIETNIVSVERIKEYGETKQEAAWELEEDKKKPKNWPADGRVEFSNFQVRYREGLDLVLRGVSFNISGGEKVGIVGRTGAGKSSLTLALFRIIESAGGKIIIDGEDIAQLGLHMLRSRLTIIPQDPVLFSGSLRANLDPFDVKTDEEIWKALELSHLKAFAKGLPSGLNHEISEGGDNLSVGQRQLVCLARALLRKTKVLVLDEATAAVDLETDDLIQKTIRSEFKDCTVLTIAHRLNTIMDSDKVIVLDKGQITEFASPTELLDNPKSAFYSMAKDANLV is encoded by the exons ATGGCGGAAGAGTCAGCCATGGACCGCTTTTGCGGTTCCGAATTTTgg AATTCCAGTTTGTCGTGGTGGACAGAAGATCCCGATCTAACACCCTGCTTTGAACAAACAGCTTTAGTTTGGACACCATGCGCCTTCTTCTGGCTGTTTATGTTGTTTGATTTCTGGTATCTCAAGGCCAGTTTGGACAAGAATATTCCATGGAGTAAAATTAGCATTTCTAAATTGCTCTTCACTATCGGACTATTGGTGATTACCATCCTCGATCTAATCATGGCCTTTGTGAAGAAGGGCGGCGACACTGATCTGCCCAGGTACCCTCTTGACGTCTGGGGACCGATCATCAAAATTGCCACATTT ttgctggtgttgctCTTTATTCCGCTGAACCGCAAGTTTGGCGTGCAGACATCGGGTTGCCAGTTCATGTTCTGGTTCCTCTTTGTCATTCTCTCGATTCCACGCTGTCGCACTGAAGCTCGGGCTCATCAACAGCGTAACGAGATACTTGATTCGAATCAAGAGGAGATACCTGACTACTCATGGGAGGAGTATCAGTTTGTCAGCTTCTTCATCTTCTATGCCTTCGCTTGCGTCATGCTGTTCCTCAACTGCTTCTCCGACGCGATGCCACGTCAGACCAAATATAAGCGTGGCCCGAATGAGATTCCCGAGCTCTCGGCCAGTTTCCTATCACGCATCACGTATCGTTGGTTCGATAGCATGGCACTGAAGGGTTACCGCAATCCTCTCGAGGAAGATGATCTCTGGGATTTGCGCCCTCAGGATAGCTGCAAGGAAGTCATGCCCACGTTCGCCTATTACTGGAATAAGAATGTGCGTAAAAACTACAAACAGGCGGCTCAGACATCGGAACCGAAGGCACAGTTCGCTAATGGCAAAGTCTCGTTCGAGAATCCCCAGGGCAATGGACGCAAGAAGGGCATGGCTAGCATTATGCCGCCCATTTACAAATCCTTTGGTGGCATCTTCTTGTTTGGCTCATTCTTCAAACTTATCGCCGATGTGCTGACTTTTGCTCAACCCCAAGTGCTGAGCTTGATCATTGGCTATGTGGAGGCTTTTGAAACAACGCCGCAACCCGAATGGAAGGGTATTCTGTATTCGGTGTTGCTCTTTGTGTTGGCCAGCATACAAACCTTTATATTGGCACAATATTTCCATCGCATGTTCATCGTTGGTCTGCGCATCCGAACAGCGCTCATCAATTGCATTTATCGCAAGGCGTTGCGCATCTCGAACGCGGCTCGCAAGGAATCGACTGTGGGTGAAATCGTCAATTTGATGGCTGTGGACGCACAACGTTTCATGGATCTGACCACATACTTGAACATGTTGTGGTCGGCACCGCTGCAAATCGGTTTGGCGCTGTATTTCTTGTGGCAGGAATTGGGACCCTCGGTGCTCGCCGGTCTCGCTGTGATGATCATCATGATTCCCTTGAACGGTTTCATTGCCAGTCGCATCAAGACCTATCAGATTCAGCAGATGACCTACAAGGATAAACGTGTCAAGCTCATGAATGAAGTCTTGAGTGGCATCAAG GTACTTAAACTTTACGCCTGGGAGCCGAGCTTTGAGAAGCAAGTTTTGGATATACGTGATAAGGAAATTGCAACACTGCGCTCCACCGCCTATCTGAATGCCAGCACATCGTTCCTCTGGTCTTGTGCCCCATTTTTG GTTTCATTAGTCACATTTGCCACTTATGTTCTAATCGATGAAAATAATGTGCTTGATGCGAAAAAAACCTTTGTCTCATTATCATTATTCAACATTCTTCGTTTTCCGTTAACAATGTTGCCCATGCTGATCACCAACCTGGTGCAA ACGCAAGTGTCCGTCAAACGTATAAACAAATTCTTGAACAGTGAAGAGCTGGATCCTAACAACGTGCAACACGACAAGTCCAGGC CTCATCCCATTATCATTGAGAATGGCCACTTCTCATGGGGCGATGAGGATGAGACTACGCTCAAGAATATTAGCATGGAAGTGCCAAAGAATAATTTGGTCGCCATTGTGGGCACCGTCGGCTCTGGTAAGTCCTCCGTGGTACAGGCCATCCTGGGCGAAATGGAAAAGATTTCGGGCAGTGTCAACACGGTAGGCAGACTGGCCTATGTGCCACAACAGGCTTGGATCCAGAACGCCACAGTGCGTGATAACATATTGTTTGGCAAGGCCTACGATCGCAAGCGTTACAATCGTGTGATCGATGCCTGCGCTTTGCGCACggatattgaaattttatccGCTGGCGATTTGACCGAAATCGGTGAGAAGGGCATCAATTTGTCGGGTGGCCAAAAGCAGCGTATCTCATTGGCTCGCGCCGTCTACAATGATGCCGATTTGTATCTGCTCGATGATCCGCTGAGTGCCGTCGACGCTCACGTAGGCAAACACATCTTTGAGGAAGTGATCGGACCGAAGGGAATGCTTAAGAACAAGACACGTGTGCTGGTTACCCATGGCATTACGTTCTTGCCCCAAGTGGACAACATTTACGTGATGAAGGCGGGCCAGGTCAGCGAGAATGGCACCTACGCCCAATTGCTGAAGAACAAGGGCGCCTTTGCCGACTTCCTCATCCAGCACTTGCAGGATggcgaggaggaggaagaggatctcaatcaaatcaaacgtCAATTGTCTGAAAATGCTGAACCCGAACTGCTTGCACCCATTGAGAAGGCCATTAAGCTTGCGCGCACCGAGAGTTTGTCGGACTCCAT CTCTGTGACCTCAGCTGATAGTTTGATGGGACGCGGCAGTCTGCGTCGTCGCGCCAGGCGACAGGAGTCGTATGATTCAGCAGCTTCGGCTGCCTCCCTGAAGCGCAAGCAGGAGGTCGAGGGCAAGCTGATTGAGACAGAAAAGTCACAAACGGGCGGCGTTGAATTTGCCGTCTACAAGCATTACATCAAGAGCGTTGGCATCTTCCTCTCTGTGGCCACACTTGTGCTCAACTTTGCGTTCCAAGCATTCCAAATCGGTTCAAATATCTGGCTCACCCAATGGTCCAATGACAAAGAAGTCGAAACTAATACAGCAAAGAGAGATATGTACTTGGGTGTCTATGGTGCCTTCGGTTTTGCTCAAG GTATTGTTTGTCTAATAATGAATCTGGGCATAGATCTGGGAGCCCTGAGAGCCGCCAAGATTCTCCACATGCTGCTCTTAAGCAATATGTTGCGTGTTCCCATGTGGTTTTATGATACCACCCCAGTGGGTCGCATAATGTCACGATTCTCCAAAGACGTTGACACCTTAGATCAGAAATTGGTGGAGGTCGTAAACGATGGTCTCTGGTGTGCATTTGAG GTTCTCGCCACTATTGTGGTTATTAGTATATCGACGCCGATTTTCTTGGCTGTCATTGTGCCCATTGGATTTATCTACTACTTTGCGCAACGCTTCTATGTGGCCACCTCTCGTCAGCTGATGCGTTTGGAGTCCGTTTCCCGTTCGCCTATCTATTCGCACTTCGGCGAAACCGTCACCGGAGTCTCCACGATTCGTGCCTACACTGTGGAGGATCG CTTCATTGAGGAATCGGACAACAAGGTGGACAAGAATCAGGTGTGCAAATATCCTTCGCTGATTGCCAATCGTTGGCTCGCCATCCGCCTGGAAATGGTCGGCAATCTGATCATCTTGTTTGCCTCGCTCTTCGCTGTGCTTGGCGGACAATCGAATCCCGGTCTGGTCGGTCTGTCGGTTAGCTATGCGCTGCAGGTGACCCAAACCCTTAACTGGCTGGTGCGCATGTCCTCAGACATTGAGACAAACATTGTATCCGTGGAGCGTATCAAGGAGTATGGCGAGACCAAGCAGGAAGCCGCCTGGGAACTGGAGGAGGACAAGAAGAAGCCCAAGAACTGGCCCGCCGATGGTCGCGTCGAGTTCAGCAACTTCCAAGTTCGTTATCGCGAGGGTCTCGATCTAGTGCTGCGTGGCGTTAGCTTTAACATCAGCGGCGGCGAAAAGGTCGGAATTGTGGGACGCACTGGCGCCGGCAAATCCAGTTTGACGCTGGCACTGTTCAG AATCATAGAGTCTGCCGGTGGTAAAATTATTATCGATGGCGAGGATATTGCTCAGCTGGGTCTGCACATGCTGCGCTCCCGTTTGACCATCATCCCACAGGATCCAGTGCTGTTCTCTGGATCACTGCGCGCCAATCTTGATCCCTTCGATGTGAAGACCGACGAAGAAATCTGGAAGGCACTCGAGTTGTCTCATTTGAAGGCATTTGCCAAGGGACTGCCATCCGGTCTGAATCATGAGATCAGCGAAGGAGGCGACAATCTGTCTGTTGGTCAACGTCAATTGGTTTGTCTGGCTCGTGCTCTGCTCCGTAAAACGAAAGTGCTGGTGCTTGATGAGGCCACAGCTGCTGTCGATTTGGAAACCGATGATCTGATTCAG AAAACAATTCGTAGCGAGTTCAAGGATTGCACTGTGCTAACAATTGCCCATCGATTGAATACGATTATGGACTCAGATAAGGTTATTGTGCTGGACAAGGGACAGATTACAGAGTTTGCTTCGCCCACCGAGCTGCTGGACAATCCCAAGTCGGCCTTCTACAGCATGGCCAAGGATGCTAATCTGGTTTAG
- the LOC133835221 gene encoding multidrug resistance-associated protein 1 isoform X9 yields MAEESAMDRFCGSEFWNSSLSWWTEDPDLTPCFEQTALVWTPCAFFWLFMLFDFWYLKASLDKNIPWSKISISKLLFTIGLLVITILDLIMAFVKKGGDTDLPRYPLDVWGPIIKIATFLLVLLFIPLNRKFGVQTSGCQFMFWFLFVILSIPRCRTEARAHQQRNEILDSNQEEIPDYSWEEYQFVSFFIFYAFACVMLFLNCFSDAMPRQTKYKRGPNEIPELSASFLSRITYRWFDSMALKGYRNPLEEDDLWDLRPQDSCKEVMPTFAYYWNKNVRKNYKQAAQTSEPKAQFANGKVSFENPQGNGRKKGMASIMPPIYKSFGGIFLFGSFFKLIADVLTFAQPQVLSLIIGYVEAFETTPQPEWKGILYSVLLFVLASIQTFILAQYFHRMFIVGLRIRTALINCIYRKALRISNAARKESTVGEIVNLMAVDAQRFMDLTTYLNMLWSAPLQIGLALYFLWQELGPSVLAGLAVMIIMIPLNGFIASRIKTYQIQQMTYKDKRVKLMNEVLSGIKVLKLYAWEPSFEKQVLDIRDKEIATLRSTAYLNASTSFLWSCAPFLVSLVTFATYLLTDEANQLSTKKVFVSIALFDIIKLPLTIIPMLNADIAETQVSVKRINKFLNSEELDPNNVQHDKSRPHPIIIENGHFSWGDEDETTLKNISMEVPKNNLVAIVGTVGSGKSSVVQAILGEMEKISGSVNTVGRLAYVPQQAWIQNATVRDNILFGKAYDRKRYNRVIDACALRTDIEILSAGDLTEIGEKGINLSGGQKQRISLARAVYNDADLYLLDDPLSAVDAHVGKHIFEEVIGPKGMLKNKTRVLVTHGITFLPQVDNIYVMKAGQVSENGTYAQLLKNKGAFADFLIQHLQDGEEEEEDLNQIKRQLSENAEPELLAPIEKAIKLARTESLSDSISVTSADSLMGRGSLRRRARRQESYDSAASAASLKRKQEVEGKLIETEKSQTGGVEFAVYKHYIKSVGIFLSVATLVLNFAFQAFQIGSNIWLTQWSNDKEVETNTAKRDMYLGVYGAFGFAQVLTRYFSGLAQSLGCLHCSLDVFSKLINVVLKWPMELFDTTPLGRILSRFSKDIDTIDNVMPQILAQFLSTCFSVLATIVVISISTPIFLAVIVPIGFIYYFAQRFYVATSRQLMRLESVSRSPIYSHFGETVTGVSTIRAYTVEDRFIEESDNKVDKNQVCKYPSLIANRWLAIRLEMVGNLIILFASLFAVLGGQSNPGLVGLSVSYALQVTQTLNWLVRMSSDIETNIVSVERIKEYGETKQEAAWELEEDKKKPKNWPADGRVEFSNFQVRYREGLDLVLRGVSFNISGGEKVGIVGRTGAGKSSLTLALFRIIESAGGKIIIDGEDIAQLGLHMLRSRLTIIPQDPVLFSGSLRANLDPFDVKTDEEIWKALELSHLKAFAKGLPSGLNHEISEGGDNLSVGQRQLVCLARALLRKTKVLVLDEATAAVDLETDDLIQKTIRSEFKDCTVLTIAHRLNTIMDSDKVIVLDKGQITEFASPTELLDNPKSAFYSMAKDANLV; encoded by the exons ATGGCGGAAGAGTCAGCCATGGACCGCTTTTGCGGTTCCGAATTTTgg AATTCCAGTTTGTCGTGGTGGACAGAAGATCCCGATCTAACACCCTGCTTTGAACAAACAGCTTTAGTTTGGACACCATGCGCCTTCTTCTGGCTGTTTATGTTGTTTGATTTCTGGTATCTCAAGGCCAGTTTGGACAAGAATATTCCATGGAGTAAAATTAGCATTTCTAAATTGCTCTTCACTATCGGACTATTGGTGATTACCATCCTCGATCTAATCATGGCCTTTGTGAAGAAGGGCGGCGACACTGATCTGCCCAGGTACCCTCTTGACGTCTGGGGACCGATCATCAAAATTGCCACATTT ttgctggtgttgctCTTTATTCCGCTGAACCGCAAGTTTGGCGTGCAGACATCGGGTTGCCAGTTCATGTTCTGGTTCCTCTTTGTCATTCTCTCGATTCCACGCTGTCGCACTGAAGCTCGGGCTCATCAACAGCGTAACGAGATACTTGATTCGAATCAAGAGGAGATACCTGACTACTCATGGGAGGAGTATCAGTTTGTCAGCTTCTTCATCTTCTATGCCTTCGCTTGCGTCATGCTGTTCCTCAACTGCTTCTCCGACGCGATGCCACGTCAGACCAAATATAAGCGTGGCCCGAATGAGATTCCCGAGCTCTCGGCCAGTTTCCTATCACGCATCACGTATCGTTGGTTCGATAGCATGGCACTGAAGGGTTACCGCAATCCTCTCGAGGAAGATGATCTCTGGGATTTGCGCCCTCAGGATAGCTGCAAGGAAGTCATGCCCACGTTCGCCTATTACTGGAATAAGAATGTGCGTAAAAACTACAAACAGGCGGCTCAGACATCGGAACCGAAGGCACAGTTCGCTAATGGCAAAGTCTCGTTCGAGAATCCCCAGGGCAATGGACGCAAGAAGGGCATGGCTAGCATTATGCCGCCCATTTACAAATCCTTTGGTGGCATCTTCTTGTTTGGCTCATTCTTCAAACTTATCGCCGATGTGCTGACTTTTGCTCAACCCCAAGTGCTGAGCTTGATCATTGGCTATGTGGAGGCTTTTGAAACAACGCCGCAACCCGAATGGAAGGGTATTCTGTATTCGGTGTTGCTCTTTGTGTTGGCCAGCATACAAACCTTTATATTGGCACAATATTTCCATCGCATGTTCATCGTTGGTCTGCGCATCCGAACAGCGCTCATCAATTGCATTTATCGCAAGGCGTTGCGCATCTCGAACGCGGCTCGCAAGGAATCGACTGTGGGTGAAATCGTCAATTTGATGGCTGTGGACGCACAACGTTTCATGGATCTGACCACATACTTGAACATGTTGTGGTCGGCACCGCTGCAAATCGGTTTGGCGCTGTATTTCTTGTGGCAGGAATTGGGACCCTCGGTGCTCGCCGGTCTCGCTGTGATGATCATCATGATTCCCTTGAACGGTTTCATTGCCAGTCGCATCAAGACCTATCAGATTCAGCAGATGACCTACAAGGATAAACGTGTCAAGCTCATGAATGAAGTCTTGAGTGGCATCAAG GTACTTAAACTTTACGCCTGGGAGCCGAGCTTTGAGAAGCAAGTTTTGGATATACGTGATAAGGAAATTGCAACACTGCGCTCCACCGCCTATCTGAATGCCAGCACATCGTTCCTCTGGTCTTGTGCCCCATTTTTG gtatcACTGGTAACTTTTGCCACTTACCTGCTAACCGATGAGGCGAATCAGCTGAGCACTAAGAAGGTCTTTGTCAGCATCGCACTGTTCGACATTATCAAATTGCCGCTCACAATTATCCCTATGCTGAATGCTGACATAGCCGAG ACGCAAGTGTCCGTCAAACGTATAAACAAATTCTTGAACAGTGAAGAGCTGGATCCTAACAACGTGCAACACGACAAGTCCAGGC CTCATCCCATTATCATTGAGAATGGCCACTTCTCATGGGGCGATGAGGATGAGACTACGCTCAAGAATATTAGCATGGAAGTGCCAAAGAATAATTTGGTCGCCATTGTGGGCACCGTCGGCTCTGGTAAGTCCTCCGTGGTACAGGCCATCCTGGGCGAAATGGAAAAGATTTCGGGCAGTGTCAACACGGTAGGCAGACTGGCCTATGTGCCACAACAGGCTTGGATCCAGAACGCCACAGTGCGTGATAACATATTGTTTGGCAAGGCCTACGATCGCAAGCGTTACAATCGTGTGATCGATGCCTGCGCTTTGCGCACggatattgaaattttatccGCTGGCGATTTGACCGAAATCGGTGAGAAGGGCATCAATTTGTCGGGTGGCCAAAAGCAGCGTATCTCATTGGCTCGCGCCGTCTACAATGATGCCGATTTGTATCTGCTCGATGATCCGCTGAGTGCCGTCGACGCTCACGTAGGCAAACACATCTTTGAGGAAGTGATCGGACCGAAGGGAATGCTTAAGAACAAGACACGTGTGCTGGTTACCCATGGCATTACGTTCTTGCCCCAAGTGGACAACATTTACGTGATGAAGGCGGGCCAGGTCAGCGAGAATGGCACCTACGCCCAATTGCTGAAGAACAAGGGCGCCTTTGCCGACTTCCTCATCCAGCACTTGCAGGATggcgaggaggaggaagaggatctcaatcaaatcaaacgtCAATTGTCTGAAAATGCTGAACCCGAACTGCTTGCACCCATTGAGAAGGCCATTAAGCTTGCGCGCACCGAGAGTTTGTCGGACTCCAT CTCTGTGACCTCAGCTGATAGTTTGATGGGACGCGGCAGTCTGCGTCGTCGCGCCAGGCGACAGGAGTCGTATGATTCAGCAGCTTCGGCTGCCTCCCTGAAGCGCAAGCAGGAGGTCGAGGGCAAGCTGATTGAGACAGAAAAGTCACAAACGGGCGGCGTTGAATTTGCCGTCTACAAGCATTACATCAAGAGCGTTGGCATCTTCCTCTCTGTGGCCACACTTGTGCTCAACTTTGCGTTCCAAGCATTCCAAATCGGTTCAAATATCTGGCTCACCCAATGGTCCAATGACAAAGAAGTCGAAACTAATACAGCAAAGAGAGATATGTACTTGGGTGTCTATGGTGCCTTCGGTTTTGCTCAAG TTCTCACACGTTATTTTTCGGGCCTGGCCCAGTCACTTGGTTGCCTGCACTGTTCCCTGGATGTGTTTTCCAAGCTGATAAACGTGGTGTTGAAGTGGCCGATGGAATTGTTTGATACAACGCCATTGGGTCGCATACTCAGTCGTTTCTCAAAGGATATCGACACCATTGACAACGTTATGCCACAAATTCTGGCACAGTTTCTATCCACATGCTTCTCG GTTCTCGCCACTATTGTGGTTATTAGTATATCGACGCCGATTTTCTTGGCTGTCATTGTGCCCATTGGATTTATCTACTACTTTGCGCAACGCTTCTATGTGGCCACCTCTCGTCAGCTGATGCGTTTGGAGTCCGTTTCCCGTTCGCCTATCTATTCGCACTTCGGCGAAACCGTCACCGGAGTCTCCACGATTCGTGCCTACACTGTGGAGGATCG CTTCATTGAGGAATCGGACAACAAGGTGGACAAGAATCAGGTGTGCAAATATCCTTCGCTGATTGCCAATCGTTGGCTCGCCATCCGCCTGGAAATGGTCGGCAATCTGATCATCTTGTTTGCCTCGCTCTTCGCTGTGCTTGGCGGACAATCGAATCCCGGTCTGGTCGGTCTGTCGGTTAGCTATGCGCTGCAGGTGACCCAAACCCTTAACTGGCTGGTGCGCATGTCCTCAGACATTGAGACAAACATTGTATCCGTGGAGCGTATCAAGGAGTATGGCGAGACCAAGCAGGAAGCCGCCTGGGAACTGGAGGAGGACAAGAAGAAGCCCAAGAACTGGCCCGCCGATGGTCGCGTCGAGTTCAGCAACTTCCAAGTTCGTTATCGCGAGGGTCTCGATCTAGTGCTGCGTGGCGTTAGCTTTAACATCAGCGGCGGCGAAAAGGTCGGAATTGTGGGACGCACTGGCGCCGGCAAATCCAGTTTGACGCTGGCACTGTTCAG AATCATAGAGTCTGCCGGTGGTAAAATTATTATCGATGGCGAGGATATTGCTCAGCTGGGTCTGCACATGCTGCGCTCCCGTTTGACCATCATCCCACAGGATCCAGTGCTGTTCTCTGGATCACTGCGCGCCAATCTTGATCCCTTCGATGTGAAGACCGACGAAGAAATCTGGAAGGCACTCGAGTTGTCTCATTTGAAGGCATTTGCCAAGGGACTGCCATCCGGTCTGAATCATGAGATCAGCGAAGGAGGCGACAATCTGTCTGTTGGTCAACGTCAATTGGTTTGTCTGGCTCGTGCTCTGCTCCGTAAAACGAAAGTGCTGGTGCTTGATGAGGCCACAGCTGCTGTCGATTTGGAAACCGATGATCTGATTCAG AAAACAATTCGTAGCGAGTTCAAGGATTGCACTGTGCTAACAATTGCCCATCGATTGAATACGATTATGGACTCAGATAAGGTTATTGTGCTGGACAAGGGACAGATTACAGAGTTTGCTTCGCCCACCGAGCTGCTGGACAATCCCAAGTCGGCCTTCTACAGCATGGCCAAGGATGCTAATCTGGTTTAG